GGGCTTTTTCACACTGTTTGGCTGGGGTGCAGGGATTCGAACCCCGGAATGCCGGAATCAGAATCCGGTGCCTTACCGCTTGGCGACACCCCAATAAATTGGGATAAACAGTTTGTAATTGGCTGGGGTACGAGGATTCGAACCTCGGAATGCCGGAATCAGAATCCGGTGCCTTACCGCTTGGCGATACCCCAATAAATTGGTGGCTACGACGGGATTTGAACCTGTGACCCCATCATTATGAGTGATGTGCTCTAACCAGCTGAGCTACGTAGCCAGACTTCACTGCTTCATTCTGGTGTGGCTGGGATACCTGGATTCGAACCAGGGAATGCCGGTATCAAAAACCGGTGCCTTACCGCTTGGCGATATCCCAATATCCGAACACGTATCTGTGTTACACCAGAATGATGGCTGGGGTACCTGGATTCGAACCAGGGAATGCCGGTATCAAAAACCGGTGCCTTACCGCTTGGCGATACCCCATCCGCTGCCGATGACTAAAATGGTGCGGGAGGCGAGACTTGAACTCGCACACCTTGCGGCGCCAGAACCTAAATCTGGTGCGTCTACCAATTTCGCCACTCCCGCAAAAAAGATGGTGGCTACGACGGGATTTGAACCTGTGACCCCATCATTATGAGTGATGTGCTCTAACCAGCTGAGCTACGTAGCCATCTTTTTTTCGCGTTACCTTCATCGGCGTTGCGGGGCGCATTATGCGTATTGCGCTCAACAGCGTCAACAAGTTTTTTGCCGTTTTTCCTTGTTCCCGCATCGTTTGACTGGCTTATAACCAGCATGATGAGAAAAAAGACAATTTTTGATCGTAACTGCAGCAGAAGCAATAAAGAACGGGCCGTAAAGGCCCGAATTACGTTGCGCTAAAGGCGAACAGGTTAGTAGGCGGACTGGTGCACGCCAACCGCGCGGCCTGACGGATCGTCCATTTTTTTGAAGGCTTCGTCCCATTCAATCGCTTTAGCAGAAGAGCAGGCGACGGAAGGGCCGCCCGGTACGCATTCTGCCGCGCTCGGCAGCGGGAACAGCTCTTCAAAGATCTCACGATAGAGGTAGCCCTCTTTAGACGTCGGCGTGTTGTACGGGAAGCGATAGTGAGCGGTCTGTAGCTGCTGATCGCTTACCTGCTGCTGCGCCACTTCTTTCAGCGTATCGATCCAGCTATAGCCGACGCCATCAGAAAACTGCTCTTTCTGACGCCACACTACGCTTTCCGGCAGATAGGAGGAGAAGCACTCGCGCAGAATGTGTTTTTCCATTTTGCCGTTGCTGCCGCACATTTTATCCTGCGGGTTAATGCTCATCGCCACGTCGAGGAATTTCTTGTCGAGGAAAGGCACGCGTGCCTCCACGCCCCAGGCGGCCATCGATTTGTTGGCACGCGCGCAGTCATACATATGCAGCGCCAGCAGCTTGCGCACGTTTTCATCATGGAACTCTTGCGCGTTCGGTGCTTTGTGGAAGTAAAGATAGCCGCCAAACACCTCGTCGGCCCCTTCGCCGGAAAGCACCATTTTGATTCCCATCGCTTTAATCATGCGCGACATCAGGTACATCGGCGTTGAGGCGCGGATGGTGGTGACGTCATACGTTTCGATGTGATAGATCACGTCGCGAATCGCATCCAGCCCTTCCTGCACGGTAAAGTGAAGTTCGTGGTGCACCGTGCCGAGATGGTCCGCCACTTTTTTCGCTGCCTGTAAATCGGGTGAACCAGCCAGGCCGATGGCGAAAGAGTGCAGCTGCGGCCACCAGGCTTCGCTTTGATCGTGATCCTCAACGCGTTTTGCCGCGAAACGCTTGGTGATGGCAGAAATAATTGAGGAATCAAGCCCGCCGGAGAGCAGTACGCCATAAGGTACGTCAGACATCAGGTGGCTTTTTACTGATTCTTCCAGCGCGTCTTTCAGTGCGGCGGCGTCAGTGACCTTATCGGCTACGTTGCGATACTCCATCCAGTCACGCTGGTAGTAGCGACGCATTTCACCATCGGTGCTGGAGAGATAGCTTCCCGGCGGGAATTCTTTAATAGAACGACAGACCGGCACCAGCGATTTCATTTCTGAAGAGACAAACAGGTTGCCGTGCTCGTCGTTCCCCATATAAAGCGGAATAATACCGATATGATCGCGGCCAATCAGCCAGGTTTTCTTTTCGCTGTCGTAGAGAATAAAGGCGAACATACCCTGCAGGTCGTCAAGGAAATCGACGCCTTTTTCCTGGTAAAGTGCCAGAATAACTTCACAGTCGGAGCCGGTCTGAAACTCGTAGCGATCGCTCAGCTCTGCGCGCAGTGCCTGATGGTTATAGATTTCCCCATTGACGGCCAGCACATGCGTGCGGGCGGCGTTGTAAAGCGGCTGAGCGCCGTTGTTTACGTCAACAATAGAAAGACGCTCATGAACCAAAATGGCATGTTCGTCAGCGTAAACGCCAGACCAGTCCGGTCCACGGTGACGCATTAAACGGGAAAGCTCCAGCGCTTTTTTACGCAGTTCGGAAGCATCGCTTTTCAGATCGAGTACACCAAAAATTGAACACATAACCTGCTCCTGATCTCACCTTCAAGGTGATGTTGTCATTGAGTGATGTTGGATGCGCAACGTTTGTCGTTGCGTGATGAATATGAAAATGCGCTATTTACTGCATACAATGCAAGTGGTTTCCCATTTTTCTGATAAAAAGATTGACAGCTTCCGCATAAAATTGAATTTCATCTAATAAAAAGGCCATAAAATTGATGAATCAGCAAAAAATGCCGGGGTGCGGATAAAAGTCAGGCTTTCGGAGAAGGGGAGCAGGATAAAAAAACCAGCCGCAGGAGGCTGGTTAGTGCAGATTAATCTTCTAACAGATGCTGTAGTAAAGTGCCGTTAAGCATGGCACGTTTCGCCAGCGCAAAGGCACCGATAGCGGAACGATGATTCAGCGCGGAACGGACTACCGGTAAATTTTTGCGGAACGCCTTTAACGCCTGAGTATTAATGCAGCCCTCGATCGCCGGAAACAGCACCTTTTCTGCCTCGGTAATTTCCCCTGCCAGCACGATTTTTTGCGGATTAAATAAATTAATAGCGATGGCGATCGCTTTGCCGAGATAGCGTCCGGCATGTTCAATGACTTCCATTGCCAGCGCATCACCGCGGTTCGCTGCCTTGCCGATCGTCTGAATAGTGCAATCGTTCAGCGTCAATGTACTGGGATAGCCCTGCTGTAACAGATGACGTACGCGATTTTCCAGCGCACCGTTGGCGGCGATGGTTTCCAGGCAGCCGAAGTTACCGCAATGACAGCGCTCGCCCAGCGGATCGACCTGAATATGGCCTATCTCACCGACGTTGCCGTTGCTGCCGAGAAAGATCTGTCCATTGGCGATAATGCCTGCTCCGGTGCCGCGATGCAGACGCACCAGAATGGAGTCGGCGCAGTCGCGACTTGCACCAAAATAGTGTTCCGCCAGTGCCAGGCTGCGAATATCGTGCCCGACGAAGCTGGTAACGTTGAAACGCTGCTGTAGGTTAGCCACCAGCGGCCAGTTATCCACCGCAATATGCGGCATATAACGGATAACGCCATTATCCGGATCGACCAGTCCCGGCAGGATAACGGCAATAGCGATTAGCTCGCGCAGCTTGCGCTGGTGGGATTCGCTAAAATGGGTAATGGCGTTAAACAGCGCGTGCTCCAGCGTTTCCTGGGTGCGCTCCGGCAGCGGGTAATGCTCTTCCGCCAGCGATTTGCCGCTCAGATCGTAGAGCGTTACCGTGGCATCATGGCGCCCCAATCTGACGCCAATGGTATGGAAGTTGCGGGTTTCAGTTATGATAGAGATAGCGCGGCGTCCACCGGTGGACGCCTGCTGGTCCACCTCTTTTATCAGGCCGCGCTCAATAAGCTGGCGTGTAATCTTCGTGACGCTGGCGGGAGCAAGGTGGCTGTGTTCCGCAATCTGAATGCGGGATATCGGGCCTTGCTGATCGATAAGGCGGTAAACCGCTGCGCTGTTTAGCTGCTTTACAAGATCGACATTACCTATTTGTGCATGGCCGCCAGTGGTCATTAATGATTACTCGCTAAAGACTTCGTTACCGTTAACGATGGTCTTGATGATATGAAAATCACGCGTGAAGACGGCCAGGTTTGCGACTTTTCCCGCTTCAATTGAACCCAGCTGCTTATCTACGCCCATTGCCCGGGCTGGATAAAGCGTTGCCATTCTCAGGGCTTCATCCAGTGAAATCCCAACCTGTTCAACGCAGTTGCGTATTCCCTCGATCATGGTCAGCGCCGATCCGCTAAGCGTTCCGTTTTCATCAACGCACAGCCCGTCCCGATAGTATATTGTTTTGCCAGCAAAAATGAACTGGTCAATAGATGCTCCTGCCGCTGCCGTTGCATCGGTGACTAAAACCAGCTTGTCTCCCTTAATGCGTTTAGCGTTACGCACGTTGGCATAGTGCACGTGCAGACCATCAATAATAATGCCGCAATAGACTTCAGGCGTATCAAGCAGAGCGCCGATCAGGCCAGGTTCACGTCCGGTCAGTGCGGGCATGGCGTTATAAAGATGTGTTGCAAAACTGATGCCCGCAGCAAAGCCGTTACGTGCTTCAGCATAGGTGGCGTGAGAGTGTCCGGCAGAGATAATAATACCGGCCTCACGCAGCTGGCGGATAACGTGCGTATCCACCATTTCAGGTGCCAGCGTGATTTTGGTAATCGCTGCGGCGTTATCGCACAGAAACTGTACCAGCGCCGGATCGGGTTTGCGGATCAGTTCTGCGCGATGCGTCCCTTTTTTCGCCACGCTAAGCCATGGTCCTTCAAGATGCAGGCCCAGCGCCTGGTGTGGATGCAGCGCCAGCCAGCTCTGCATTACTTCTACCGCACGAATCATTAGCTCGTCGGAGCTGGTAATCAGCGTCGGCAGGAAGCTGGTGCAGCCCGATTTCTCATTCGCCTTTTGCATAATAGCGAGCGTTTCCAGGCTCAGCGCATCGAGACTGTCATTAAACTGCACGCCGCCGCAGCCGTTAAGCTGAACGTCGATAAAACCGGGAGACACAATTGCGCCGCCCACGTCACGCTGTTCACACTGCGCTGGCAGCTCGTTGTGCGGACAGACCCGTTCAATCAGGCCGTCTTTAATGACCACGGCATGATTATCCAGAATTTCGTGGCCGGTAAACAGGCGGCCATTCACTAAAGCGTACATAATATTCTCCCGACTCAGGCGGCGTCTGTCCGGCACTCCTGCCGGACAGAAGGTTAACTCTGGTGCTTACAGGCCCTGCATATTTTCCGCTTCCATTTCGCGGAAATATTTAACCGTTTTTACTTTAAGTTCCATGGTGGCAGGCTCATCGCACACCACCACGGCTTTAGCATGGAGCTGCAGGCAGCTGATGGTCCACATATGGTTGACGTTGCCTTCTACCGCCGCCTGGAGCGCCTGTGCTTTTACGTGCCCGGTCACCAGAATCATCACTTCTTCCGCGTCCAGCAGCGTACCTACACCTACTGTCAGGGCATATTTCGGCACCTGATTAACGTCGCCGTCAAAGAAGCGCGAGTTAGCTACGCGGGTATCGTGCGTCAGCGTTTTGATACGGGTGCGGGATGCCAGTGAGGAAGCCGGTTCGTTGAAGGCGATGTGTCCATCGTTACCTACGCCGCCCATAAAGAGATGGATTTTCCCATAAGCGCGAATCTTTTCTTCATACTGGCGACATTCTGCGTCAATATCCGCAGCATTTCCATTAAGAAGATTTATGTTTTCGCGGGGAATATCAACGTGATCGAAGAAATTTCGATACATAAAGCTGTGGTAGCTTTCCGGATGTTCTTTCGGCAGACCGACATACTCATCCATGTTAAAAGTCACCACATGTTTAAAGCTAACCTGGCCCGCTTTATGCATTTCAATTAAATGCTTGTATGCTTCCAGCGGCGTGCCGCCGGTTGGCAGACCAAGAACGAAAGGTCGATCGGCGGTGGGTTTAAATGCATTGATACGGTTTACAATATGGCGGGCGGCCCATTTACCTACCTGGGAAGCGTTCGCCAGAGGAATCAGTCTCATATTTTACCTCGTCTAAGCAATATTCAAGTCGATGGTGGACGGTAGAGCAATGTGCTAAGCGTAGGGCAAGGGAGCAGATCCTGGCCGCAGAGAGAAGCGCCGTCCTGATATTTTAGATCATAAAATAAGTTCTCAACGATAGCCAGAGGCTTTACCCGCAGAAATAAGATTATGGTGACAAAAGTCACAGACAGAGCGCTTTTAATTTGCGAAGCGAATTAAATTATTTTTACACTGCACTACGGAAGTGGATTTTCGGCAGGTTATCTGAGGAATGTGATAACAAGAGTAACAGCTTCAGGGGCCTTTTTATGCTTACAAGGGGAAAATAGTGAATATTCTAAGTTACTTGCAGAAGGTCGGGCGGGCACTAATGGTGCCGGTAGCTACGCTGCCTGCCGCGGCAATACTGATGGGCATCGGTTACTGGCTCGATCCTGACAGCTGGGGCGCGGGCAATGCGCTGGCGGCGCTGCTGATTAAATCGGGCGGCGCAATCATTGAACATATGCCAGCGCTGTTCGCCGTGGGCATCGCTTACGGGATGTCGAAAGATAAGGATGGTGCCGCCGCGCTTTCCGGCTTCGTCGGTTTTCTGGTCGTCACTACGCTTTGTTCTCCTGGCGCGGTAGCAATGATTCAGAAAATCCCGGTGGATCAGGTGCCTGCCGCTTTCAATAAAATCGACAACCAGTTTGTCGGTATCCTGGTAGGTATTCTTTCTGCGGAAGTCTATAACCGCTTCAGCCACGTTGAGCTGCCAAAAGCGCTATCGTTTTTTAGCGGACGTCGCCTGGTGCCGATCCTGGTTTCCTTCCTGATGATCTTCATCTCTTTCATCCTGATGTATATCTGGCCGGTTATTTTTAATGCGCTGGTGACCTTCGGTGAGCATATTCAGAAAATGGGTTCAGTGGGTGCGGGTGTTTACGCATTCTTCAACCGCCTGCTGATTCCGGTTGGTCTGCATCATGCGCTGAACTCCGTGTTCTGGTTTGACGTTGCCGGTATCAACGATATTCCTAACTTCCTGGGCGGTGCGCAGTCTATCGCTAATGGAAAAGGGATCGTGGGCGTAACCGGACAATATCAGGCTGGTTTCTTCCCAATCATGATGTTTGGTCTGCCCGGTGCTGCACTGGCTATCTATCAATGCGCGCGTCCTGAAAACCGTGCGAAAGTGGGCGGTATCATGCTGGCCGCTGCGTTTGCCGCATTCTTTACCGGTATTACCGAACCGCTGGAGTTCTCCTTCATGTTCGTCGCCCCGGTACTGTATGTGATTCACGCGGTGCTGACCGGTATTTCCGTATTCATTTCCGCCAACATGCAGTGGATTTCCGGCTTCGGCTTTAGTGCTGGCCTGGTGGATATGGCACTGCAGTCACGTAACCCGCTGGCGCATCATTGGTATATGCTGATTCCGCAGGGCATCGTGTTCTTTGGGATTTACTATCTGGTGTTCCGCTTCACTATCCAAAAATTCAACCTGTTGACGCCGGGACGCGAGCTGGCCGTTTCCGGTGACGAGAGCGATGGCTATGATGTGAACGTTGAAGAGGCCGGACAGGGCGAAACGGAAACGGAATCACTGGCGCGTCGTTATATTAGTGCGGTAGGTGGCTCAGAAAACCTGACCCATATCGATGCCTGTATTACCCGCCTGCGCCTGAACGTTAAAGACAGCGCGGTGCTGAATGAAAGCCTGGCCAAACGCCTCGGCGCATCCGGCGTTATTCGTCTGAACAAACAGAGCGTGCAGATCATTGTCGGTACGCAGGCTGAATCTATTGCATCTGCGATGAAAACCGTGCTGGCAAAAGGACCGGTCGCCGCTGCCTCTGGCGCTGTTGCTCCAGCGACGCCGGTTGAGAAAGTTGCGCCTGCGGTTACTGCTGCTAACACACAGCCTTTCGCAACGCTGCTGGCACCGGTGAGCGGTGAAATCGTACCGATTGAGCAGGTACCGGATGAAGCCTTTGCCAGCAAAGCCGTAGGTGAAGGCGTGGCGATTAAGCCTACCGATAAAACGGTTGTAGCACCGCTGGCAGGTACGGTAGTGAAAATCTTTAACACTAACCATGCGTTCTGCCTGGAAAGCACCGATGGCGTTGAAATTGTGGTGCACATGGGGCTGGATACCGTGGCGCTGGAAGGCAAAGGCTTTAAACGACTGGTAGAAGAGGGCGCAACCGTCGCCGCCGGTGAGCCGGTGCTGGAGATGGATCTCGACTTCCTGAATGCCAACGCCCGTTCCATGATCAGCCCGGTGGTGGTCAGTAATGTTGATGACTTCGCTGGTATTCATCTGCTGGCGTCCGGCAGCGTGGTAGCAGGCGAAAGCGAACTGTACGAAATCCGCAAATAACGCACCTTTGTGTGAAACCTCTACGGGCAGGAAGCGATTCCTGCCTTTTTTCTTCTCTGGTGCTAACAAACGGTTGTTTCTCTTGCGCGCTTTGTGGATCATAATCCGTTATTTCATGGTCGAAACGATCAGACATTTCGTGTTGAGGATACAGTGATGAGTGAGGCTGAAGCCCGCCCAACTAATTTTATTCGTCAGATCATTGACGAAGATTTGGCGAGCGGTAAACACAGCAGTGTGCATACCCGTTTTCCACCGGAGCCGAATGGCTATCTGCATATTGGTCACGCAAAGTCGATTTGCCTGAATTTCGGCATTGCGCAGGATTATCAGGGGCAGTGTAACCTGCGTTTTGATGATACTAATCCGGCGAAAGAGGATATCGAGTATGTCGAGTCCATTAAGCAGGATGTGCAGTGGCTGGGTTTCCAGTGGAGTGGCGACATCCGTTACTCCTCCAATTATTTCGATCAGCTGTATAACTACGCGCTTGAGCTGATCAATAAAGGTCTGGCCTACGTTGATGAGCTGTCGCCGGAGCAGATCCGTGAATATCGCGGCACGCTGACCTCGCCGGGCAAGAACAGTCCATATCGCGATCGCAGCGTGGAAGAGAACCTGGCGCTGTTTGAAAAAATGCGCAACGGCGAGTTTGCCGAAGGCGCGGCCTGCCTGCGGGCGAAAATCGATATGGCTTCCAACTTTATCGTGATGCGCGATCCGGTGCTCTACCGCGTTAAATTCGCCGAGCACCACCAGACCGGCAACAAGTGGTGCATCTACCCGATGTATGACTTCACCCACTGTATTTCCGATGCGCTGGAAGGCATTACGCACTCGCTCTGTACGCTGGAGTTCCAGGATAACCGCCGTCTTTACGACTGGGTGCTGGATAACATCACTATCCCGGTACATCCGCGTCAGTATGAGTTCTCACGCCTTAACCTCGAATACGCCATCATGTCCAAGCGTAAGCTGAACCTGCTGGTATCAGAAAAAGTGGTGGAGGGATGGGACGATCCGCGCATGCTGACCGTTTCCGGCCTGCGTCGTCGTGGCTATACCGCCGCTTCGATTCGCGAGTTCTGTCGTCGTATCGGCGTCACCAAGCAGGATAACATCGTCGAGATGGCTGCGCTGGAATCGTGCGTGCGCGATGACCTGAACGAAAACGCACCGCGTGCGATGGCGGTACTCGATCCGCTGAAAGTCGTAATTGAAAACCTGCCTGCCGGTCATGAAGAGATGATTACGATGCCAAATCATCCTAACAAACCGGAAATGGGAACGCGTATCGTGCCGTTCAGCCGCGAAATCTGGATCGACCGCGCTGATTTCCGTGAGGAAGCCAACAAACAGTACAAGCGTCTGGTACTGGGCAAAGAGGTGCGTCTGCGTAACGCTTATGTGATCCGCGCTGAGCGAGTGGCGAAAGATGAAGCGGGCAACATTACCTGTATCTTCTGTACCTGTGACGTGGATACGCTGAGCAAAGATCCGGCGGACGGACGTAAAGTGAAAGGCGTCATTCACTGGGTGTCGGCGGAGCATGCGGCAGCGGCGGAATTCCGCCTGTACGATCGCCTGTTCAGCGTGCCTAATCCGGCGGCGGCGGAAGATTTTCTTACCACCATTAATCCGGAATCGCTGGTTATCAAACACGGCTTTGTTGAGCCGGGTCTGGCGCAGGCGGAAGCGACCTCACCTTATCAGTTTGAGCGTGAAGGTTATTTCTGTGCCGACAGCGTTTACTCCAGCCCGCAGCATCTAGTATTTAACCGTACCGTTGGCCTGCGTGATACCTGGGCGAAAAGCGGCGAATAACCCCCCATTAACGGCGATCGGGCGGCTCAATGAGCCGCCTTTTTTATGCACTATTCTCAGCATTAGGCTAACGCCTGCCACGCCAGCCCTGATGTTATCTGCTCTCTTTTTAATCGGCTAATAATGTAGTCACGATAAAAACGAACGGTTTTTATTTATGTACTAGTGCATGAGTTCACTATCAGGTAGAATGTTTTTCACAGTAGCCGTTCTGCCAGACAGAACGCTATCTGAACAAAAAATAAACAAATAACATTCTGAGGTTATCTTATGGAAGCAGCGGTTTCCGTCAATAAGCTCCCTTCTGTCCTTTGGGGTACGCTGATTATTACCGGCACCGTTGTCGGTGCTGGCATGTTTTCTCTGCCGGTGGTGATGTCCGGCGCCTGGTTTAGCTGGTCGGCGGCGATTCTGCTGTTAACCTGGCTCTGTATGCTGCTCTCCGGGCTGATGTTTCTGGAAGCCAGCCTGCATTATCCGACCGGTGCGGGCTTTGATACTCTGACGCGCGATCTGCTTGGCGCACGCTGGAATCTGCTTAACGGCACCTCGATCGCTTTTGTGCTGGGTATTCTGACCTACGCCTATATTTCTGCCAGCGGAGCAATTTTGCAGCACACGTTCGCCACGTTACATCTGCCGGTTTCCGCCAGAATGGCCGGGCTGGGCTTTACGCTACTGGTGGCGCTGTTCGTCTGGCTTGGCACCGCCGTGGTCAGCCGCGTGACGCTGATTTTCCTCGGCGCAAAAGTGATTACTTTCTTCCTGCTGTTTGGCGGCCTGCTGGGGCACGTTAAGCCAGCGCTGTTACTGGACGCGGGCGGTAACGAAACAGACTATCTGCGTTATGTCTGGATGGTAATTCCGTTTTGCCTCGCCTCCTTTGGCTATCACGGCAATATTTCCGGGCTGATTGGTTATTACCGTCATGATGGTAAGAAGGTGGCGCGCTGTCTGCTGTTGGGGACCGTAGCGGCGCTGGTTATCTATCTGGTGTGGATTATCGGCACCATGGGTAATATTCCTCGCGGTGATTTTATCGCTATCGCCCAGCGCGGCGGTAATATTGATGCGCTGGTGGAGGCGCTAAGCGGGCTGCTACAGAGCGCCTCGCTGAGTAAACTACTGACGATTTTCAGCACTTTCGCCGTAGCCAGCTCTTTCCTCGGCGTCACGCTGGGGCTGTTTGATTATCTGGCTGATCTGCTGCGCTTTGATAACAGCGGCACCGGGCGTCTGAAAACGACGCTGACAACATTTTTCCTGCCGCTGGCGGCGGCAATGATTTGGCCGAATGGTTTCTTGCTGGCGATTGGCTACGCCGGACTGGCGGCGACGATTTGGGCGGTGATTACCCCGGCACTGCTGGCACATCAAGCCAGAAAACGCTTCCCCCAGGCGCAGGGATGGCGTTTAAAGGGCGGCAGGCTGCCCATCGTATTGGTATTGCTGTTTGCTACCTTAAATATCGTCGTTTCGCTGCTCAGTTATGTCGATCTGCTGCCAGTATATGCCCGTTAATCCTTTCTCAGGACGACAACCGTCGTCCTGTTCTTTCATTTTATTTATTTCCCGCATTCCAATTAAAAATAAGTTATCTACTTAATTAAAGACAATTAGGTCTTTATTTAGACTTATTAATATATATATTCCTTAATAATAAAAAGATAGCCTGCTTATATTTCTAATGCGACGGAATTAAGTTTATTTATTTGTTAATTACCGCATCCTTTTATGTGCCCCATGTCATGTTTTAATAAAACATATGTATTTCCTTATTGATAATTCGCGACGCGAAAAATATCCTAGCAACGCAACGAGAAGCTCCTTAGCTATTGTTGTTCATGATTTTTTAATTTTTCCGTCAAAGAGGAATACCCATGCGCACCTTACCAGGGAAGCGTAAGGCCGCCTGTTGTTCGGCGGCTGTAATAACCGCGCTAACTACTTTTATTACCCCGCCTGTTCGTGCTACCGGCTTTATTGAAGATTCGTCATTAAAAGGGGCCGTTTATTATTGGCAGCGGCAGCGCGACAGAAAAGAGGTTGATAAGAGCAGCGAACATTACGGCAAATACCGGGAGAACTTACATCACGCCACGTTAAACAGCAGCCTTGATTTTAATTCGGGCTACGCTGCCGATATTATCGGGTTGGATCTGGCCGTTTTCGGCGCGGTTGAAATGAGTAACAGCGGCCCGGCGGCACCGAATGAAATTGGTTTCAGCCGTGGAAAAACGCGCTGGGATGAAGACTGGAGCGGCGATCGCAGCGGCACCAGTCTTTATAAAGCAGCGTTAAAAATGAAAGTAGATGATTACTGGCTGCGCGCGGGTTATATCCAGCCGCAGGGGCAAACGCTGCTGGCACCGCACTGGAGCTTTTTACCCGGCACCTATCGTGGCGTTGAAGCAGGATTTAGTCAGGATTACGCCGAAGCGGGCAAGCTTGAAATGTCCTATATGTGGACCGACCGTTATAAAGCCCCCTGGTATCGACATATCTATCGCTTTCGTCAGGCCGATGGTAAAACCGGCATCTCCTGGCTACACGCGGTCGGCGCTCGTTACGATTTCAACAATCAGCTGATCCTGGAAGCCTCATGG
The sequence above is a segment of the Mixta intestinalis genome. Coding sequences within it:
- the glnS gene encoding glutamine--tRNA ligase, which codes for MSEAEARPTNFIRQIIDEDLASGKHSSVHTRFPPEPNGYLHIGHAKSICLNFGIAQDYQGQCNLRFDDTNPAKEDIEYVESIKQDVQWLGFQWSGDIRYSSNYFDQLYNYALELINKGLAYVDELSPEQIREYRGTLTSPGKNSPYRDRSVEENLALFEKMRNGEFAEGAACLRAKIDMASNFIVMRDPVLYRVKFAEHHQTGNKWCIYPMYDFTHCISDALEGITHSLCTLEFQDNRRLYDWVLDNITIPVHPRQYEFSRLNLEYAIMSKRKLNLLVSEKVVEGWDDPRMLTVSGLRRRGYTAASIREFCRRIGVTKQDNIVEMAALESCVRDDLNENAPRAMAVLDPLKVVIENLPAGHEEMITMPNHPNKPEMGTRIVPFSREIWIDRADFREEANKQYKRLVLGKEVRLRNAYVIRAERVAKDEAGNITCIFCTCDVDTLSKDPADGRKVKGVIHWVSAEHAAAAEFRLYDRLFSVPNPAAAEDFLTTINPESLVIKHGFVEPGLAQAEATSPYQFEREGYFCADSVYSSPQHLVFNRTVGLRDTWAKSGE
- the mtr gene encoding tryptophan permease → MEAAVSVNKLPSVLWGTLIITGTVVGAGMFSLPVVMSGAWFSWSAAILLLTWLCMLLSGLMFLEASLHYPTGAGFDTLTRDLLGARWNLLNGTSIAFVLGILTYAYISASGAILQHTFATLHLPVSARMAGLGFTLLVALFVWLGTAVVSRVTLIFLGAKVITFFLLFGGLLGHVKPALLLDAGGNETDYLRYVWMVIPFCLASFGYHGNISGLIGYYRHDGKKVARCLLLGTVAALVIYLVWIIGTMGNIPRGDFIAIAQRGGNIDALVEALSGLLQSASLSKLLTIFSTFAVASSFLGVTLGLFDYLADLLRFDNSGTGRLKTTLTTFFLPLAAAMIWPNGFLLAIGYAGLAATIWAVITPALLAHQARKRFPQAQGWRLKGGRLPIVLVLLFATLNIVVSLLSYVDLLPVYAR
- the chiP gene encoding chitoporin ChiP; translation: MRTLPGKRKAACCSAAVITALTTFITPPVRATGFIEDSSLKGAVYYWQRQRDRKEVDKSSEHYGKYRENLHHATLNSSLDFNSGYAADIIGLDLAVFGAVEMSNSGPAAPNEIGFSRGKTRWDEDWSGDRSGTSLYKAALKMKVDDYWLRAGYIQPQGQTLLAPHWSFLPGTYRGVEAGFSQDYAEAGKLEMSYMWTDRYKAPWYRHIYRFRQADGKTGISWLHAVGARYDFNNQLILEASWGQAADYMDQYFAKASWSTPLGDSDLRTSYQFYGAHDRESGGANNSNDVYDGMAWLQALTFGYTWGPFDWRLEGTWVKAEGNQGFFLQRMTPSYASSNGRLDIWWDARSDWNANGEKAIFAGVIYDLSQWDMAGWKVGASWAYGWDAKPSSNPQWDQSQRIRESAWNLDLIYTIQEGRAKDTLFKLHFTRYDNHSDVPSFGGGYGNMFQDEKDVKFIVIAPFTIF